The following coding sequences lie in one Lolium perenne isolate Kyuss_39 chromosome 2, Kyuss_2.0, whole genome shotgun sequence genomic window:
- the LOC127329861 gene encoding dirigent protein 22-like, with product MSAAWLEQRSVYYLVSSAAVALMLSASWQWLPGAPSQPARMRLFMHDVLTGPGATAVGIVNGTGPVVLGGEPPLRFGHVVMIDDALTEGASPLSRPLGSAQGFYAFASMHGPAVLLCMNVVLTAGPYSGSTFTVIGRDNIVEPLRELSVVGGTGRFRMATGYVLWRTSSWELKKNAVLELDVFVYIHAHA from the coding sequence ATGTCTGCTGCTTGGTTAGAGCAGAGGAGTGTGTACTATCTCGTCTCTTCGGCAGCGGTGGCACTGATGCTCTCGGCGTCCTGGCAATGGCTCCCGGGAGCCCCGAGCCAGCCCGCCCGCATGCGCCTGTTCATGCACGACGTGCTCACCGGCCCGGGCGCCACGGCGGTGGGGATCGTGAACGGCACGGGGCCGGTGGTTCTCGGGGGTGAGCCGCCGTTGCGGTTCGGGCATGTGGTCATGATCGACGACGCTCTAACGGAGGGGGCAAGCCCGCTGTCGAGGCCCCTGGGGAGCGCTCAGGGGTTCTACGCCTTCGCGTCCATGCACGGCCCTGCAGTGCTCTTATGTATGAACGTGGTGCTCACGGCGGGTCCCTACTCCGGCAGCACCTTCACCGTCATCGGCCGCGACAACATCGTGGAGCCGCTACGGGAGCTTTCGGTCGTCGGCGGTACTGGGAGGTTCAGGATGGCGACGGGGTACGTGCTCTGGAGAACCTCGAGCTGGGAGCTAAAGAAGAACGCCGTCCTCGAGTTAGACGTGTTTGTCTACATCCACGCCCATGCATGA